The Deinococcus cellulosilyticus NBRC 106333 = KACC 11606 DNA segment CCTGCACACAATGCTCTGTCAACTGAAAACTGGGCTGACATTTCTCCCTCCAGGAGGTCATCCATGTTTATTCTTGGCATTGACGTGGGCAAGTCAGAGCTCTATTGCAGACTGCTTCAGACCACCGAAAAAGGCGTAAGCAAGCTGGGCGGCATCCAGATGTTTCCCAATACAGAAGAGGGACGCTATTGCCTCAAACAGTGGCTGGAAGGCCATCAAGCCCTGGGCGACACCACCCATGCGGTGATGGAGGCGACAGGAGTCTATTCCCAGCGGATCGCCCATGCCATTTACACTGCGGGTTGCCAGGTCAGCGTGGTCAATGGTGCTCAAATCAAGTATTTTGCCCGAACCAAACTCAGACGGGGAAAAACCGACAAAATGGACGCAGAGCTGATTGCCCAGTATGGCCTGATCATGAAGCCAGCCGTGTGGCAGCCCACCCGGGATGAATTGGAACACCTCCGTGCCCTGATGAGCGAACGAGACGCGATTCAGACATTAATCACGATGGAAAAGGGTCGCCACCATGCCATGGACCATCAGCAAAATCCGTGCCTGACCGTGGTGGAACGTTGTGAAGCCCGACAGAAGTTGCTGGGGGAGCAGCTGGACCAGGTAGACGAGGAGATCAAAAATACCATCCAGAACGACGCTATCCTTAAAGCCCAGGTAGACTTGCTATGTTCCATTCCTGGTGTGGGTCTACTGACGGCTTCGATTCTGCTGACTGAAACCCATCACCTGGAGAATTTAGAAACCGCTAAGCAGTGGGCGGCTTATGCAGGTCTATCTCC contains these protein-coding regions:
- a CDS encoding IS110 family transposase produces the protein MFILGIDVGKSELYCRLLQTTEKGVSKLGGIQMFPNTEEGRYCLKQWLEGHQALGDTTHAVMEATGVYSQRIAHAIYTAGCQVSVVNGAQIKYFARTKLRRGKTDKMDAELIAQYGLIMKPAVWQPTRDELEHLRALMSERDAIQTLITMEKGRHHAMDHQQNPCLTVVERCEARQKLLGEQLDQVDEEIKNTIQNDAILKAQVDLLCSIPGVGLLTASILLTETHHLENLETAKQWAAYAGLSPVPRESGQFKGRTTISKVGNKKIRNILYLSALTVSRMHNEQTEFYQRLVEAGKPKKVALIALARKILRICFAVLRSGEPYAAGHRSQPALPA